From the Desulfovibrionales bacterium genome, the window GATAAGGGGAGTACCGGCCTCCAGCCAGTCCACCCCTCCCGCCAGGGCAGCCTTCGCTACCTTAATCGCCCGTTTAAGATCTACAAAATCCAGGGCTAACTGCAAAACAGGCTTCATCTTCACTCCAGATTGGCATGACGCGCCAGAAGGGTCCGGTAATCACTGCCCTTTTCTCTGTAGATGGTCAGGATAATGGCCTCCAGGAACAGGAAGGCCGACTGCTCAAAAAGCGACCCCGGGGGTTGACCGGACAGCGTCTCTTTATCCCTCATACGTTTTGTTCCTCCCGGCAGCGTCAGCCGGCGGTCGGATAACCCGGCCAGAGGAGATTTTTCATCACCAAGGATCGCATACGTAAGCGCGCCCGCCTGCTTAGCTATTTTGACTATTTCGCAGGGCCAGGCCGTCTCGCCGGATCCGGACAACACCACAAGCAGATCACTTTTTTTTATGGAAGGAGTTATGGTCTCGCCTACGAAATAGCAATTATATCCAAGATGCATCAGCCGCATGCAAAAAGCGCGAAGTATATAGCCGGAACGTCCCTGGGCCGAAAAAAATATGGCCGGTGCGCTTTTTAAGCATTCTATGAGACCTGCCGCCTCGGCCGCATCTATTTTGCTTAAAAGTTTCCGGTTCTCCTCCTGGACACATTTCAGGCAATCATTAATCATGCTCTTCATACCGGCTGATACTATACAAGATTTTTAAACCGGAGATACGAGAGAAAAGAATGACCGGCTTGTTCCCGTCTGCATACGGAGAAAGGAAATAGCCGCCTCCGGCCCATAGCTGTTGAGGATCTCCAGGGCCATACTGGCAAAAGAAATCACTGATGATGCTTCATACGT encodes:
- a CDS encoding SIS domain-containing protein — encoded protein: MKSMINDCLKCVQEENRKLLSKIDAAEAAGLIECLKSAPAIFFSAQGRSGYILRAFCMRLMHLGYNCYFVGETITPSIKKSDLLVVLSGSGETAWPCEIVKIAKQAGALTYAILGDEKSPLAGLSDRRLTLPGGTKRMRDKETLSGQPPGSLFEQSAFLFLEAIILTIYREKGSDYRTLLARHANLE